A section of the Aminiphilus circumscriptus DSM 16581 genome encodes:
- the dnaA gene encoding chromosomal replication initiator protein DnaA has product MTDELNTLWTALLSAAKEDLPAGAAEIWLKTCLPVSLSERKLVLDVPNVFVKEQIQTRFLPSLDKIAQQLEIAESVILQVGTEVRGDEQKRAERAAQPPQGNKGGLNPMYVFDSFVVGKANRLAHASSLAVAESPGVAYNPLFIWGGVGLGKTHLMHAIGHYVWDSNPSTKVVYVSSEKFTNELISAIQNNRTQDFKAKYRNVDVLLIDDIQFLANKESTQEEFFHTFNSLYDAKKQVVISSDRPPKEIQRIEERLVSRFEWGLVTDIQPPDLETRIAILQKKAEFRGYSVPEDVIYFLAQNIPSNIRELEGSLNRVVACSQLNMEPITVENVSEWLKDIIKNVSRGPVSVNLIQQLTAEAFGLSVEDLSSAKRTSEIALARQVGMYLCRELTEASLQQVGFAYNKKDHTTVLHACRKIEELVRTNIRVASIVDNIRKKL; this is encoded by the coding sequence ATGACAGATGAACTGAACACCCTTTGGACCGCTCTTCTCTCTGCAGCGAAAGAGGACCTCCCTGCCGGAGCGGCAGAGATTTGGCTCAAGACCTGCCTTCCCGTCTCTCTCAGCGAGAGGAAGCTTGTGCTGGACGTCCCGAACGTATTCGTGAAGGAACAAATCCAGACGAGATTCCTCCCGTCTCTGGACAAGATCGCGCAACAGCTTGAGATTGCCGAGAGCGTCATCCTTCAAGTAGGGACGGAGGTTCGAGGTGACGAACAAAAGCGTGCCGAGCGCGCCGCTCAGCCTCCCCAGGGAAACAAGGGCGGACTCAACCCCATGTATGTCTTTGATTCCTTTGTCGTGGGAAAAGCGAATCGTCTCGCACATGCCTCCAGCCTTGCCGTGGCGGAGTCCCCCGGTGTGGCCTACAATCCCCTTTTCATCTGGGGAGGAGTGGGGTTGGGAAAAACACACCTCATGCACGCCATCGGACATTACGTGTGGGACAGCAATCCCTCCACAAAAGTGGTCTATGTGAGTTCCGAGAAATTCACCAATGAACTCATCAGTGCCATTCAAAACAACCGTACTCAGGACTTCAAGGCAAAGTATCGAAATGTAGATGTTCTTCTCATTGATGATATTCAGTTTCTCGCAAACAAGGAGAGCACCCAGGAAGAATTCTTTCATACCTTCAACAGTCTTTATGACGCGAAAAAACAGGTCGTCATCAGCTCCGATCGACCGCCGAAGGAAATTCAACGCATCGAGGAACGTCTGGTAAGCCGCTTCGAATGGGGTCTCGTCACTGACATACAGCCTCCCGACCTGGAGACACGCATCGCCATTCTCCAGAAAAAGGCGGAATTTCGCGGTTACAGCGTCCCCGAAGACGTCATCTATTTTCTCGCCCAAAACATTCCCAGTAACATCCGGGAATTGGAGGGTTCACTCAATCGGGTCGTCGCCTGCTCTCAACTGAACATGGAACCTATCACCGTGGAAAATGTCTCGGAATGGCTGAAGGACATCATCAAAAACGTCTCTCGGGGCCCGGTGAGTGTGAACCTCATTCAACAGCTCACGGCGGAAGCCTTCGGTCTCAGCGTGGAGGATCTCTCGAGCGCCAAACGAACCTCTGAAATAGCCCTGGCCCGCCAGGTGGGAATGTACCTTTGCAGGGAACTCACCGAAGCCAGCCTGCAACAGGTGGGTTTCGCCTATAACAAGAAGGACCATACGACGGTGCTCCATGCCTGCAGAAAAATAGAGGAACTTGTCAGGACCAATATTCGCGTGGCAAGTATTGTGGATAACATCCGTAAAAAGCTGTGA
- the recF gene encoding DNA replication/repair protein RecF (All proteins in this family for which functions are known are DNA-binding proteins that assist the filamentation of RecA onto DNA for the initiation of recombination or recombinational repair.) yields the protein MRCKRTEWRGFRNLAVQRIEWGEGLHLLVGPNGAGKTNALEALSLMTGWGPFPGRKTSQMRAWGGDGGVYLSGEFEGEERVVSAAVVGRSTQLGCNGKRCGAADLRPRIPSLAFLPEDLALVEGSPGIRRRFLDQLCALLLPLYASKLHEYKRALRSRVILLRQGKNVELTARVLAPLAGWLWSSREMAVRLLVEGLSAMHALLPAEVSLVFSRGGCVGEGNPMEEYWKSLSLLEKRERLVGSPLVGPHRDDLFLGVEEQAASVVLSRGQRRRLAVALMLAAGYVVERRLRRCPLLLLDEVAAELDGEGRGLLFSSLAATGWQIFAATAEGTPYEWPGKEWRVHEGHISPLK from the coding sequence ATGCGCTGTAAGCGGACGGAATGGAGAGGATTTCGCAATCTTGCTGTCCAGCGCATCGAATGGGGCGAAGGACTTCATCTTCTCGTGGGGCCGAATGGGGCTGGAAAAACGAACGCTCTGGAGGCGCTCTCTCTGATGACCGGGTGGGGTCCCTTTCCTGGAAGGAAGACCTCCCAGATGCGGGCCTGGGGAGGGGACGGGGGGGTGTATCTTTCGGGAGAGTTCGAGGGGGAGGAAAGGGTTGTGTCCGCAGCCGTGGTAGGTAGATCTACACAGCTCGGATGCAACGGAAAACGGTGTGGTGCGGCTGATCTTCGCCCGAGGATTCCTTCCCTCGCGTTTCTTCCGGAAGATTTGGCTCTCGTGGAGGGATCTCCGGGAATCCGGAGACGATTTCTGGATCAGCTCTGTGCACTTCTTCTTCCTCTGTATGCATCGAAACTTCATGAGTACAAGCGGGCTCTTCGGTCGAGGGTCATTCTCCTGCGCCAGGGAAAAAACGTGGAACTCACCGCAAGAGTCCTGGCGCCTCTTGCGGGATGGCTCTGGAGTTCCCGAGAGATGGCCGTTCGTCTCCTTGTGGAGGGACTCTCCGCGATGCATGCGCTTCTTCCCGCGGAGGTGTCCCTCGTTTTTTCCCGAGGAGGATGTGTCGGAGAGGGAAATCCCATGGAGGAATACTGGAAATCCCTCTCTCTTCTGGAAAAAAGAGAGCGTCTCGTCGGCTCTCCTCTTGTGGGTCCCCATCGGGACGACCTCTTTCTCGGTGTGGAGGAACAGGCGGCTTCGGTCGTGTTGAGTCGGGGACAGCGTCGTCGTCTCGCCGTCGCTCTCATGCTCGCCGCGGGATACGTGGTAGAGCGTCGTCTGCGGCGTTGCCCCCTGCTTCTTCTTGATGAAGTTGCGGCGGAACTCGATGGAGAGGGAAGAGGACTTCTCTTCTCCTCTCTCGCTGCAACGGGATGGCAGATCTTCGCCGCAACGGCGGAGGGGACGCCCTACGAGTGGCCCGGAAAAGAATGGAGAGTTCACGAAGGGCATATTTCTCCTTTGAAATGA
- the mnmG gene encoding tRNA uridine-5-carboxymethylaminomethyl(34) synthesis enzyme MnmG, with product MKEHYDVIVVGGGHAGTEAALAAARMGASTLLLNLSLDNTALMACNPAMGGPAKGHLIREIDSLGGEQGRVTDASTLHIRVLNTSKGPAVRTLRAQCDLVEYHRTMKHVLESTSSLDIFQGLVTGLLVSGGRVEGVVTREQVRFGAPRVVLTTGTYLGGKVHIGLVNFASGPLGQVAAEGLTEDLRRHGFEVGRLKTGTPPRIHADTVDWKSLTPQQSERDPLCFSHWSEGAVHDGFACYLTRTTEVTHGIIREALGESPLFTGRIEGIGPRYCPSIEDRVVRFPDKESHQVFLEPTARGSAEVYMQNFSSSLPLWAQERMVRSLPGCEKAHILRPAYAIEYDYLPPTQLTPWLETKRVKGLFCAGQINGTSGYEEAGAQGILAGVNAVLTLRGESPVVLGRSEAYMGVLVDDLVTKGTREPYRMLTSRCEYRLLLRHDNADRRLAPLGRKLGLLDDFRWNVLLRRWKTLEEELERLRSIRISPSPEVNRLLLEAGSTPLSESVTAEELLRRPEADYALLVRIAPPDEPLEKEIRERVEIEVKYAGYVKRQERACERLARMEKVEVPVDFEWRGVPGLSSEALQKLESVHPRTLGQAGRISGVTPADLQLLWIALERRRRKGSS from the coding sequence ATGAAGGAGCACTACGATGTGATCGTTGTGGGAGGAGGTCATGCGGGGACCGAGGCGGCTCTTGCAGCGGCTCGCATGGGCGCTTCCACGCTGCTTTTGAATCTCTCCCTGGACAATACCGCTCTCATGGCCTGCAATCCCGCCATGGGAGGCCCTGCGAAGGGACACCTCATCAGAGAGATTGACTCCCTCGGAGGTGAGCAGGGGCGGGTCACGGACGCCTCGACACTGCATATTCGGGTGCTGAACACCTCCAAGGGGCCTGCGGTGCGTACGCTGCGCGCCCAGTGCGATCTTGTGGAATATCACCGTACTATGAAACATGTTCTTGAATCCACCTCCTCCCTCGATATCTTTCAAGGTCTCGTGACAGGACTCCTCGTCTCCGGAGGTCGTGTCGAAGGAGTGGTCACCAGAGAACAGGTGCGGTTCGGAGCACCTCGGGTCGTTCTCACCACGGGAACCTATCTCGGAGGAAAGGTGCACATCGGCTTGGTCAATTTTGCCTCCGGACCTCTCGGCCAGGTTGCGGCGGAGGGACTTACGGAGGATCTGCGACGGCACGGATTCGAAGTTGGGCGTTTGAAGACGGGGACGCCGCCGCGCATCCATGCGGATACGGTGGACTGGAAGTCCCTCACCCCCCAGCAAAGCGAGAGAGATCCCCTCTGCTTTTCCCATTGGAGTGAAGGAGCGGTGCACGATGGTTTTGCCTGCTATCTCACGAGGACGACCGAGGTAACCCACGGAATCATCCGGGAGGCCCTCGGCGAATCGCCGCTTTTCACTGGGCGTATCGAAGGCATCGGTCCGCGGTATTGCCCCTCCATCGAGGACAGGGTGGTGCGCTTTCCCGACAAGGAAAGCCATCAGGTCTTCCTCGAGCCCACTGCGAGAGGCAGCGCCGAGGTGTACATGCAGAATTTCTCGTCGAGCCTTCCTCTCTGGGCCCAGGAGCGCATGGTCCGCTCCCTTCCCGGGTGCGAGAAGGCGCATATTCTCCGTCCCGCCTACGCCATCGAGTACGATTATCTTCCTCCGACGCAGCTCACTCCCTGGCTTGAGACGAAACGCGTGAAAGGACTCTTCTGCGCGGGACAGATCAATGGAACCTCCGGCTACGAGGAAGCGGGGGCTCAGGGGATCCTTGCCGGAGTCAACGCGGTGCTCACTCTCCGCGGCGAGTCCCCGGTGGTTTTGGGCCGCTCCGAGGCCTATATGGGTGTTCTCGTGGACGATCTGGTCACCAAGGGAACGAGAGAGCCCTATCGCATGCTGACCAGCCGCTGTGAATACCGTCTTCTTCTGCGGCACGACAACGCAGACCGCCGCCTCGCTCCTCTGGGAAGAAAGCTGGGGCTCCTGGATGATTTCCGCTGGAACGTTCTGCTTCGGAGATGGAAAACTCTTGAAGAGGAACTGGAGCGGCTTCGCTCGATTCGAATTTCTCCCTCTCCTGAAGTGAACCGCCTTCTTCTGGAGGCGGGAAGCACCCCTCTCTCGGAAAGTGTCACCGCGGAGGAGTTGCTCCGCCGTCCCGAGGCGGATTATGCGCTTCTCGTCCGCATCGCTCCTCCCGACGAGCCGTTGGAGAAAGAGATTCGGGAGCGCGTGGAGATCGAGGTGAAGTACGCAGGCTATGTGAAGAGACAGGAACGGGCCTGTGAGCGGCTCGCCCGCATGGAGAAGGTTGAGGTCCCTGTCGATTTCGAGTGGCGCGGCGTTCCGGGTCTTTCCTCCGAGGCGCTGCAGAAGCTCGAATCGGTACATCCGAGAACATTGGGACAGGCAGGGCGGATTTCCGGGGTTACCCCCGCGGATCTCCAGCTGCTCTGGATCGCCCTGGAACGGCGTCGGAGGAAAGGATCGTCATGA
- the dnaN gene encoding DNA polymerase III subunit beta, with the protein MRLNIDKVPFLKSWQLAERNVGTSSAVNTLTGVLCTAEENHITLQATDLKTCLTCNAQGITVERNGSAVFPVKVVGDIFKKIPAKQFTVEVSEGSALITAGRNKYRFGTYRVEEFPRIPSSATGEYYCDLSCGELLRVLGEGSISGSVNDEFPQYLSGASLQLEEGRLTVAATDTRRLSLSRTMVREGTQGAQLVLPIRGLRELGRVLSSCESEDPVRILVDGAQAFFQFPGGEFSVRRIDTKFPAYEKFLAKDRTTWMVMDKDALLAAVERMDLIVRDFTRMVVLQLSPAGNLHISAQAPEVGDAMEELDAEIDGEPLRIAFNVRFLLDGLKAVSGTLVHLSFNGSVGQMTMSRPDDDAFLYVAMPIALSEEDAFSEENAL; encoded by the coding sequence ATGAGACTCAACATCGACAAAGTTCCTTTTCTCAAAAGCTGGCAACTCGCCGAACGGAATGTGGGAACCTCCAGCGCTGTGAACACTCTTACCGGAGTTCTCTGTACCGCTGAGGAAAATCACATTACGCTCCAGGCAACGGACTTGAAGACATGTCTCACCTGCAATGCCCAAGGAATCACTGTGGAGAGGAATGGATCCGCCGTGTTTCCCGTCAAGGTTGTGGGGGATATATTCAAGAAGATTCCGGCAAAGCAGTTCACTGTGGAAGTGAGCGAGGGAAGCGCTCTCATAACTGCCGGAAGAAACAAGTATCGTTTTGGAACATACAGGGTTGAGGAATTTCCGCGGATTCCTTCCTCCGCCACGGGGGAATACTACTGCGATCTTTCCTGTGGAGAACTGCTTCGTGTTCTTGGAGAAGGAAGTATTTCCGGGTCTGTAAATGACGAGTTTCCTCAGTATCTGAGTGGCGCTTCCCTGCAGCTTGAGGAAGGGCGGCTCACCGTGGCTGCCACGGATACACGGCGGCTCTCTCTCTCTCGAACGATGGTGAGGGAAGGGACTCAGGGGGCACAACTCGTTCTTCCCATCCGCGGTCTCCGAGAGCTTGGCCGGGTTCTCTCCTCCTGCGAGAGCGAGGATCCTGTGCGGATTCTCGTCGATGGAGCCCAGGCTTTCTTCCAGTTTCCAGGGGGGGAGTTTTCGGTCAGGCGTATCGATACCAAATTTCCGGCCTACGAGAAATTTCTCGCCAAGGACCGAACAACCTGGATGGTGATGGACAAGGATGCACTCCTTGCCGCGGTGGAAAGAATGGACCTTATCGTTCGCGATTTCACCCGTATGGTGGTGCTTCAACTTTCACCTGCGGGGAACCTCCACATTTCCGCTCAAGCTCCCGAGGTGGGAGACGCGATGGAGGAACTCGACGCGGAGATAGACGGAGAGCCTCTCCGGATCGCCTTCAACGTGCGGTTCCTCCTTGACGGTCTCAAGGCGGTCTCCGGAACTCTGGTGCATCTTTCCTTCAACGGTTCCGTAGGGCAGATGACCATGTCGCGTCCCGACGATGATGCGTTTCTCTATGTGGCCATGCCCATCGCTCTTTCGGAGGAGGATGCTTTTTCGGAGGAGAATGCGCTGTAA
- a CDS encoding DciA family protein produces MRRTVRRGSAKPLSELLWNSLPEGAKVRIRVAASARNWESVVGPLLAKRSAPRRIVEGKLLVVAESPAAAQELVMRGARIVKNLEREWNILVSGITVTVGRVPPPPRDGAPPVDRPLGSVPAEEVHAALDVVAEKVERGDVAESLARLMAVYRKRFPGKTGGHSR; encoded by the coding sequence ATGAGACGCACCGTGAGGAGGGGATCGGCGAAGCCTCTTTCGGAACTGCTCTGGAACTCCCTTCCCGAGGGAGCGAAAGTCCGGATCCGGGTCGCTGCGAGTGCCCGGAACTGGGAGAGCGTGGTGGGCCCGCTTCTGGCGAAACGAAGCGCCCCGAGGCGGATCGTGGAGGGAAAACTCCTCGTCGTGGCGGAGAGCCCCGCGGCAGCTCAGGAACTCGTCATGCGGGGAGCGCGCATCGTGAAAAACCTGGAAAGAGAGTGGAACATCCTCGTCTCCGGCATCACCGTGACGGTCGGACGAGTTCCGCCACCGCCGCGGGATGGCGCACCTCCCGTAGACAGACCCCTCGGCTCCGTTCCGGCCGAAGAGGTACATGCCGCCCTGGATGTCGTCGCGGAGAAGGTGGAGCGGGGTGATGTGGCGGAATCCTTGGCGAGGCTCATGGCGGTGTATCGGAAGCGCTTTCCCGGAAAAACGGGAGGCCATTCTCGCTGA